The region AATGTCGTTAGCGGCAAGTGTCTGTCTGTATGCACACGGTGCACAAAAACGTACAAATTACAATCATTACAAGTAAATTGGGAAGAAGTACTTTccacatagatatatatatatatacgtatatatatatatacgtatatatatatatatatatacgtgtatatatgtatatatatatatatatatatatatatatatatatacgtgtatatatgtatatatatatatatatatatatatatatatatatacgtgtatatatgtatatatatatatatatatatacgtatatatatatatatatatatacgtatatgtatatatatatacgtatatgtatatatacgtatatatatatatatatatatacgtatatatatatatacgtatatatgtatatatatatatatatatacgtatatatgtatgtatatatatatacgtatatatacacgtatatatatatatacgtgtatatatatatatacgtgtatatatacgtatatatatatacatacatatatacgtatatatatatatatatacatatatacgtatatatatatatacgtatatatatatatatatatacacatgtatatatatatatatatatatatatatacatgtgtatatatatatatatatatatatatacatgtatatatatatatatatatatatatatacatgtgtatatatatatatatatatatatacatgtatatatatatatatatatatatatatatatatatatatatatatacatgtgtacacatatatatatatacatgtgtacacatatatatatatatatatatatatatatatatatatatatatatacatgtgtatatatatatatatatatatatatatatatatatatatatatatatatatgtgcacacGTATGCTCTTgctcaaatgtactgtattcataGCACACGTTTAGGCATTAACCGAGTAAACCTCATGAAAATCGGTGAAGAAATGCGCAAGTTTACAATTGGACTCTTCAATGTCCATGCTTTGCCTTTGACGGTAAAGTTGCCCCtctcaacatggccgccacgtagGCACGGAGGTTAGCTTGCTACCCGTGGCAGTCGCTACCAAGAGATTTCCGGGACTTTTCCCGCATCGAACAACCTCTACATAGGAAAAGATTAGTTTAAACGGAGACGTTATTTGTCCATTGCAACCGTGAAGCCTCACACAATATCGTAACAGGTAAGCATTAGACGGATTTATTATTGTCCATTCCACATGTTGCGCCGTATGGTATGGTTTAATTTGCTAACGGGCTTTGCTAACGCTGTCATATTAGATGATGGTAAACTATGCTCGCTATTGTTTTACGTCACTGTGTGCCACGTCGTTCCGTTGTACGAACTCACAGCCGGCTCATCCCTGCTCCGTCTATGTCCAAGCGAGATGACTACATATTTCACAACTGTGATGTTCTAACCAGGGGTGCGAAACAATTTTGGTGTGGTACTCAAATGAGCACCAGAGCTTGTGTTGTTTGCTGTTCCTTTTTTCCCCGTCACGCCGGCATCAGGGATGAACGTAGAGTAAGCAAAACGGGGCCCGTGGGCACGTCCACACTGTCAGCTTAGCCCTTGCAGTCTTtataaagtcaaaataaaatgtatccgCTTCTTTTATTTTCCTGTGTCAGTAGGACAAGCGAGCAAGATCAGCAACTTGGCTTCAGTATAAACGGGTATCGCACTGAgcgaatgcttgcgaacatagTGAATTTTTGGTTTTCAATTTCATCAGGTTTTGTAACATGTTGGCACACCGTTTTGTTGCAAACAGTTGTTCTCGTTGCAAATAAATTTTTAAGCTTATGCAAACCCTAACAAAAGCTCTACTTTTTCTAAATTTGGAAGTATTCGCTGCCCAGTGACATACTAGCTTTAGACGTAATGGGCCTCATTCACAGAAATGTCCGTACTTGAAATTTTGCATAGTCTGCTAACCAACTTCCACAGACCATGCCTACGCATATGTGCATATGTACTTAACTGTTTGAATAATCCACCCATGTCTGTACCTCTACAGTTTATGGCTgcatggtaaaaaaataaataaaaatgatgtcaACCGCAAAAATTGAACAACACAACAATATATGGCTCAACTCTATAATTAATCATGTTAAAACCTTATTTGCGATGTCCAGAACATGGTTAGCCCATTTTTGCGAGCTCTCAagattttatttacagtatgtccTCTCTTGACAAGCTACAGAAATATTGTTAAACCATGCAGTGCTTGGTATAAACGTGATATTTTAccattaaaaatacagtaacacCTCCCCTATTTACACAAAAATGATTTGAGCCACCCGATGCCTCTAACCTCTTCCCAACTGAACTGCAGTCAATATAAAGTAGTTTGAGTAACTCTACCTTACTTAAACTAGGACATGTGACAAATTTCTCCACTTCTAGCGCTCAATATCAACACATTCTCATTACCTGATCTAATTTCTGATGCATTTTACCGTCGGTCAAGCTTTATGTTGTCAGGGAGGAGTtagcaaattttttttctttagctaGGAAACATTACAGATGGTCAGAGAGCGCCACTGCCCTTTTTTATTTGGAGTGAGAAAAGCACACTTTTGCCATGCACACGTGCTACTGACTAGCTAACTGACCAGGTGTCCATGATCACTGACTGAGTCAGTCCTATTGTGTGCCTGCGTGTGTTTGTATTGATGGACAGGCTTGTTTGACATATTTATTCACTTTGCTGTTTTCTGTTAGGCCTTTTGGCTATGGCTCAAGATTTAATGGAAGAAGAAGGCATTTTTTTTGACGAATTCAACAAACTACGAGCACTCGAACCAGATGTCAGCCAAAAGACTTCAGAACTCAAGGAAGAGTGCAAAGAATTTGTTGACAGTAAGATCTGTCTTATGTTATTTCCGCataatattgattaatttgCCTCATCCGCTGTCTGACAACACGTATGTTTAATTTTGCATCTTTTACAGAAATTGGACAGTTTCAGGAAAAAGTTGGTTGCCTAATTGAGCTTGTAGATCAGTTGGCaaaagagacagagacagaaaaGTTCAAGGTAAGGTTGGGCCGTTTTGATGTATATCAACATCAAGTCTGCAAGTGCTACGACTATCATGGATTCTGTCATTTTAGGCCATTGGAGCAAGAAACTTGCTGAAGTTGGTGGCCAAGCAAAGAGAGGCCCTGCAGCAGCAGCTTCAAGCTCTCATTGCAGAGAAGAAGACGCAACTTGAAAGGTAAATGACAACGAAAACCACATCTCAGTATAAAATTAATAGTAGTAATAGTTCAGAGTGGCAGCTGTCTGCATCTTTCTGCACAACTCAGCACTCTCGCACTTTAAATTGTATTCTTAGTTTACATTGCCTAACGACTCTCTGTACGTTAAGTGTTACGtcttaaatgttctttttgttaCAGTTGCTTGTTGCTGTAATATTTGTGTAGCTCAAACTGCcggagacaaattccttgtatgtttttacgtacttggccaataaagatgattatGATTCGGCTCACAACTCTACTGAATTTTTCACGTTGAAATTCCTAAATTAATAGGTTTTACATATTTATCTCAACTTCatactgtttttgttgtattttacacacacttacttgtacttatataattgtgaggaaatccatagacataatgcatttcctagccacttcacctaaccccaaccatcaaaaatgattgcctacccccattccttaccctaacctcaaccataacccaattcaaacctaaactctaaaaccaagtcttgaccctcaaaaagaggtcttgagttgagaggaccggccaaaatgtcctcacttcacaaaaaattCCTTAATCTGTTGGGAAAAgatgtattttggtcctcacaatgtagtatgtacacacacacacacacaacacaacacaaaaatgtgcATTGAGCTAGAGTTGAATTTACACTGTGGGCGGAAGACTAAAATTAAGTTCTTTTTAGTGTTTACAGGGATGGTCAAACCCTTTATACTGCATCCTTAGGCTGTTATTTGTAGCTCAGCTCTAAATGAACAAGAGGTTCTCTCAATTCCGACATTGAATTATGCAAACTATGTCAACTGCTATGATTGCCATACATTGTACACATCACTTTAGAGGAGACATTCACCAACCATCACTGATTAGCAGAAAAATCAtcagatttgttttattatgaaaacaaatgatttgATATTGGAAAATTGTCAATATTTAGTagattgaagttttttttacatgtaatgAGATATATACCCTTGTTTCAGATATCGCATTGAATGTGATGCCTTGGCAAAAGTGGAATCTGAGCAGAATGAGTTCATCAACCAGTTTATTTTACAGTAAGTATGTGCTTTTGTGCTCTATACTCTCATAGGTTTACATTGCTTCACATCAAAATCTCAAGCTATAAATAAAACAGGCATGAACAGGCGACAGCGCATCAAAAGGAGGATGGCAAACAAGTTCACACTCGCTCCTAAACAAAACGCACAACTTGTAATGATACTAGGGTTGTCTgccaaagattaaaaaaacaaacatttgtttacTTATAAGTCATTTGAGAGCCAAGCGCCATTGGCAATAATGATTTAGCTATGAGGTAGCCGCACACGTCAACAATCCGTATGTAGACAAattcatacaataaataaaaaaaaaagatctcagACTCATTTTACATGTGTCATGCATAACATAGTGGGAAAAAATAGATGTGACACAAGATATGAAGACAATCTGTGGCTACCCAATGACAAATTGACTGGCTTGCAGGTGAATTATGCATTGTCATAGTGTtttaatttgatcttttttttttctctttacagTTGATTAAAGACGCCAACCATCACTTCATTGATGAGGCATTCAAATACTGGGAGTGACATTGTTCAGGTGGAAGATTGCTCGTTATAAGTGGAAGGTTCAGGTTCAACCCCTTGTTCCTTTTGAAGTATGCTTGAACCCATGGACATCAGTACATTTGGGTTTCGTCCCTGTTGATGCCTTGCAATGCCCTCTTTGCAGCTGACTTCAGTCTACGTATCTATCTAACTGGAAGGTGTACAGATTGCACTGGGCTGAACGGTCGGCTATGTGTAGGGACACTAAACCTTGTGTCTCATCTTAACTAAACCTAAACAGGAATGTCCTTGTGTCTCATCTTAACTAAACCTAAACATGAATGTTTGCAACAGGTGTATTTTATAAAGGTGGTAAAAAGATAGACTCTCGGCTTTAATCATATTTTCTTTAGCAAGTTTGATAGATTTGATCTGGGCACAGTCATAGTCAAGACATACTAAATAGTCACAGAAATGGCCAGTGCCTCGCCATCTGTTTAAACAACTAATTCGactatctgttttttttttgtcaactgcACACCAAAAAGTCTCTCATAGCACCAACTGACACAGGCCATGAAACCATAGCAGACAAACATTACACAATTTAGTAACCTCGACTCAATGCCGATCAAAAATAAATCTGGTACGACTTAACCATGGGAATGGTATAAAATCAACATTGAAAGAACAAAAGGCAAAGTGGCACAAATACTGTTATCAGAAGTTTTCACGTACAAAATTGGAACGCGCAAAACGGAAGCACAAATCAGAGGAAGATGGCActgcttcaaaacaaatgttCACTGGTGGCACGAGCAGTGGTGGTGATGCTGCCACGGGTGGAACAGTTGGCAGCAATTGTCCCAAACGCTTCTTTTGTTCCGAGCCACAAACAAAGGAGAAACTCCGCTAAGTCTGTACATTTCAAGTAGATTATCGTGTGAGGAAATGTGCACATGATCTACAAGATGAAAATCTTCTTGCAAAATTAAGCGCAGGAGACCTTATTGCACAGGAGACAAAGTATCATCCTAAGTGCCTTACCAACCTGTACAATCGAGCACGTGCAAAGGTCTCACAGGATCAAGACGCctcaaatgaccaaatatgtaAAAGAATTGCTTTGGCTGAGCTGATGTCCTACATTGAGGAGAAGAGGCAAGATGAGGATGTGAAGGTCTTCAGACTTGCGGATCTTGTGAAGCTCTACACTGCCAGGCTAAATCAACTTGGAGCGGAGATTACTGCGCGAGTCAACTGTAAGCATCTGAAAGACCGCATTCTCAAGGATGAAAGCTTACAATGAAGGACGAGATGTGTTCATGGCTTGTGAAGAAGACGTTGGCTCTATTCTCCGAGAAGAATACCAGACTGATCGAGACGAGCAGTGTGTCATGATGACCCAAATTGCTGAAATGATCCGACAGGACATCTTTGCACACAAAGTAACATTCTGTGGATCGTTTGACCATAACAGCCAAGTGGAGTCTGTTTCACGGTCCCTTTTGTCACTGGTCAGCATGCTCATCACTGATCAATCATGCAACACAAATCTTAGTCAACCAGCGCTATCTATTGCTCAGCTGTTTATGCACAACAGCTGCATGCGCCATCGATCACAACCCGAGCTCCGTGATATCAACAAGTTCATTCCATGGCGCACCAGCTTGTCCTTGTTCCAAAATCTCACTCCGCAAGATGTCTGTGAAGTGGAAGGCAATGGCAGAGAATTCAATAACTCAAGAGACGGGATCAAGAAAAATGAAAGACTTGCCAATTTcgtacactgcaaaaaatgatGTCTTTGTCCCGCCCATCCCTGCAGACATGGCTTCTTCCAACAACTCTTTGACCAAGGATACGGACCAGGAACATGACTTGGCTGAGTCATGTTGAGAAATGACATATCAGCAGAGTCAACTTTGTCTTGGGCAGAATACCATGTCAGCAGAATGCCAAACCCAGACATTCTGCCATCTGTCAATGCCATGCTGCCCCTCTTTGCCGAGAAAGCCAGTTCACCATCTATGCTTCGGCATTGCATTGCAGTTCATCACCTCAACCCCGGCCAGACTCCAGTGATTAGTGTAGACCAACACCTGTATGCTAAACTGAAGCAGCTGCAATGGAATATGTCTGAACTGTATGGCGAGGACAAGTTTGTAATGCTCATGGGGGAGTTACACACTGAAATGATGGGCTTCAAAGCTTTGGGCCATTGGCTTGATGGAAGTGGTTGGATGGAAGTTCTCCAGGAAGCTGATGTTGCCACGCCAGGCATTGCTGAGTCTTTCCTGAAGGCATCACGTGACTCGAACCCGTCATGCTCACCAAGTAACTGCATGTGCATTGTACATCCTTGTCAAGAAGGCTTATGAGGGATATGTTGCATACAGTTCTGAACAATCCACAGACACTTTCAGCACATGGTGTGAACGGCGAAAAGCCGAACGTCCTCAGTTCATGTACTGGCATACGAGTTTAGAGCTGGAACTTCTCCTCTTCACATTTCTTGCGATCACTACGTACTTTGATTTGTATGTGGATACATTGAAGAAATTGACACCTTGGTTCTCAACCACACCCACTACGCACGTACATGTGCGTGACATGAGTTGTCTGTCTCGGACTCATCCAGATGTTGCCAAAGAATTTCAGCAAGGCAAATTTGTTGTGGCAAAATCCCAGAGAAAGTTCTCTCTCATTGCTATCGATCATTGCCATGAACAAAACAATGGTGTAATGAAGGATAAAGGTGGAATCATTGGTCTTTCCCAGGGTGCGAACACCCTTTTGAGATGGGCAGTGGCAGGACCAGAACTTGTCAGAGTAATTTCTGAGTTTGAAGCAACCATGGTAGGAAAACAACAAAGTTCTGGGCAAAGAAACCATTATGAACATACACGGTCAACCCAGAAGTTATTTGCTGGACAGGTTCAGGTGGTTGTCGGTGTAATGGAGGACATGGGGAACCCATTTGAGGAGGAAGGTCAGGACCTTCACAGACTTCATACAAAGGAGATCATGGATGAGCAGTCATTTGAGTGTCTAACCAGTCTCGCATCAATCAGAAGCAATATGCAAAAATTGTAGAAGAGCGGCTCAGAACAAATACTAAGCCAATCACAGCAGCATGTGTCAGGAACAAGGTGGTACTGTTCATTGTCAAAGTCAAATTACAAGACAGTCAGTCTcctcaaaattgaatttttgctgtttgcaaCTCTGTATGTTGCATGTCAGGCACGGAAAGGTGGCTTGAACAATTTCTTCAGTCATGAAAACCTCCCATATCCTCCATCCCTGTCTGCCTATGGGCAGCTACGTTCAGGGAAAAAGTCTGTTCTCATAGAatgttttgaaaagaaaatggcaTCATCAAGTCAAGTGACACCATAGACGGAAGTGCAAATCATGGATGGCGCAGCACTTGCTCACTTTCTTCGAGCTGATGGTTGCAAGACATTTGGAGACCATGCCGTCATGTCCTTTCTTCTATACGTAAACAATGCTCAAAGTCAGGCTTTGAGAGTGGATGTTGTCTGGGACTAGTATTTCATGAATCGCCTCAAGGCACAGACAAGAGAACGTGTCACAGGTCCTATTCAGCACAGACGAGTTGGAGGAGTCTAGCCCAATACCAAAGAACTGGCAGCAGTTTCTTCGCCTGGCCGACAACAAGACAGACTTGTTCACATTTCTGAACAAGGAACTGCTAGAAAATGCATCAGGAGACCAGACTCTTGTTGTTACTGATGGTGCCAATGTGCTCTTGCTTACCTACACCAGCAATGTGGCTCCCTGCAACCATGAGGAGGCAGCCTCGAGGATCATGGTGCATGTCAGTGACGCTGTCATACAGGGCTTCCGCAAGATCCTTGTTCGAACTGTGGACACTGACGTGGTAGTACTGGCAGTGGCAGTCGTATAGCAGCTGGCTCAGAGACCACAGATAGAACTTTGGATTGCCTTCGGTTGTGGAAAGGACTTCAAGTACATCCCAGCTCGTGAAATATGTCTCTGGAGTACTTCACTATTCTACTCTATGACAGGACAGCAACTTTTCCTTCCATCAATTAAGTCAGAAAGAATCTATTCATGCAAAAAGGACGCCAGATATCAGTTTTACCTCCTACCAAGGCTGCTCTACAGCAACACATGAAGAGGGCAGTACTACCAGGTGGGCATCACTGGGGCTGCACCACCGTGCCACGCCGACACTTTCCCCACAACAGTGGAGGCCTCTGTGGTCTacgttgtttgttttcaaagtcTTAACCATAGTGTGGTAATTTGTGTTTTGTATGCCCCCCACTGGCCAAGTATGGCTACTACATTTAGACGTGTACACTTCCTTCTGGGAAAAGGTTTTTAATAAGCAAGATGGCTGCCTTGGCTctggttgtgtgtgtgggggagaCGAGCTATAGGCAGGCCTCTCACCTTGTTAAGGTTTTTCAAGCGTTATTGGCATTATTTATGATATTCTGCAACATTTCAAACTGAAaggattatttttgttcatgaatcaACTCCTTAAACTACCCAACATCCATAACCCGGTTCCTGACCTCGTCTGAGCAAACAATTATGTCACAGTCCACAAGTGACGTAGTATGCATTGTCTTGTGTAATGAGGGGACAAAGAGTCAAATTTAGTTTATCCCAGTGTGTTACCTGAAGATAGCGCCAAACAAACGAtctttgccccaaattcaagctttcaacaaacaggcactaaaatgtcaaagtaatgaccagggcatgtagacagcatttgtagacaccagtttatacagttaatcagaaaagaaaaaaaaaagttgatttagtgttgagttGTCCTTTAAAAGATGACTTCACTGATGTGTGCACTGAAGTGAATTACTGTattccactttaaaataaacTGTCCTTGAATTGTACCACACCGTGACTCCATGTATCGAAATACGTAgttcttttattggagagatgcacatCCCTAGTCATTCCTCATTAATGCTTAAACAGAAACCAGGTTTTAGGAAATGAATAACAGGAAGTGGAATGAGTACAAGTTAGATAGACATACTGGTGACAATAACCTATTCTGCCCATGGAATCACTCGTGAATTTAAACAATATGTCAacgtaacatttaaaaaaaaggtgaaaatatgaAAGCAGCGCTcatacataaacaaaaaaagtgatacatttatacataaataaaaaatgaaagcataCCTAATCTTGTCCCaccttgtttttattcatgcagAACCAAGACAAGTACAAAAATCTTTGGTGTGTAGATGTGAATGAGTGACATGAGAAACACAAAAtgactagcattttttttatttggaggcAAATCAATCAGGCTAAAATTCACTAGTAAATAGCTAAgaacacttattttttttaaattatgactaGCAAATTAAAAAGCAGTGGGAGAAAAAGATACAATTACGTTAGACATCTgaagtgtgtattatttagtgcaacctagtggtgaactaatagaatgcaatgatttTTTGAAGCACGCGCACTacagtgcctcagagagaccacacttcgcaaggctaacaccaattattattttgagtGAGCGAACAAAGCAGCAAGCAGAAGCTCGTGGGAGTGGCGAGCAAGAGTGACTAGAActcgctggagcggctaacaagagcggctagctggagaagctagcaaaagcgaGCAAGAGAAAAGCAGAGGCAGACCACCACCTGTAGACCCCAACTGTGGGAGGTAAGTAgcagtcgacccattgggtccaacACTAGCTGCATGCAAGtaccaccagaggctaactacaTATCTAGTTATTCACCTTCAGATATCCGTAGCAGAAATAAGGGGCGAAACATGTTAGCCTTGAAATAAATAGtgggattttttaaacaatttagtTCAACGCTAAATGGTGCTAAATAATATCCATTGTACCTTTTAACAAAGCAGCAAATGAGGATGTGTTACTTCCCAAATAAGGCTCAGAGGTAAACAGTATCCACCCATTCTCAAAACACAGAAAAGAGCAGACACATGTAGAGTCTtcacattggattttttttgtcatcacgtGATCATGACTAAAATGCCTTTGTAAATGCAACAATGACATCTGTATACTTGTACAAAATACATTTAGGGTAAAAGCAGCTATCGCTACAAGGTCACTACAAAAACGACAGGGACCGCTCCATGGTCCTTATTGTTctgtagaaattattttttctatttgcaAAAGGGCCTACATGCACGAAAACTCCCCTaattttacacaaacattgggTTTGGTGAAAAATTTGGTATGTTAAAGTTgtcttatacaaaaaaaaaattggttgtgTAGTGCCACCTATAGAGTGCAATCCCCTATCCAGGTACGTTTGACATAAGCCCATGAAAATTGGTTTT is a window of Vanacampus margaritifer isolate UIUO_Vmar chromosome 2, RoL_Vmar_1.0, whole genome shotgun sequence DNA encoding:
- the LOC144043158 gene encoding intraflagellar transport protein 20 homolog isoform X1, yielding MLAIVLRHCVPRRSVVRTHSRLIPAPSMSKRDDYIFHNCDVLTRGLLAMAQDLMEEEGIFFDEFNKLRALEPDVSQKTSELKEECKEFVDKIGQFQEKVGCLIELVDQLAKETETEKFKAIGARNLLKLVAKQREALQQQLQALIAEKKTQLERYRIECDALAKVESEQNEFINQFILH
- the LOC144043158 gene encoding intraflagellar transport protein 20 homolog isoform X2 yields the protein MAQDLMEEEGIFFDEFNKLRALEPDVSQKTSELKEECKEFVDKIGQFQEKVGCLIELVDQLAKETETEKFKAIGARNLLKLVAKQREALQQQLQALIAEKKTQLERYRIECDALAKVESEQNEFINQFILH